Sequence from the Methanobrevibacter arboriphilus genome:
CCAACAAGGACCTTTTTACCAGAATTTTCAAGAATCTCTTTAAGCATATATACAGTAGTGGTTTTACCATTTGTTCCAGTTACTCCAATTGTTTTAATAGATTTATGTCTTGTTAAAAAGTCACTGATATGATTTCCAGAAGATACTACATTTTTAGCTAATTCTGTTTTCCACAAGCTTGGACTTAGCATCACAGCATCACAACTAGCAATAGTATCCATATCATTATACCCAAGATCAATAATTAGATTTTCACTAGAAAGAGTAATTGCTTTCTCACTTATAAAAAAAGTATTATCAGAGAGTAATTTTAAATCTTCTAAATCACCTAAATCTATATCAGTTTTTAAATCAGTAGCATATACATGCCAATTATTATCCAATAAAGATTTAGTAGCTTTTTTACCTTCAACCCCTAATCCAACAACTGCAGCTCTCATTTTATCAAAATTACGATTATTAACACTTTTTATTATTAATAATATTTATAATAAAGTATTAAATCTTAAAATAATCAATAAATTATCTAAAATAATTTATTAATAATAAATCCAATAAACAATCTAACTTAATATCTAAAAAATATTTAATTTAATATTTGATTTAATATTTAATTTAATATTTAATTTAATATTTTAGTTTAAATATCTAATATTTTAATTTTATAATATTTTAATTTAATAATTAATTAAAATAACTAATCTAATAAAGTATTTCAATATAAATACTATGAATAATAAAAATATTAGTAATAAATTTCTTAATAATAAATTAAATAGTTAATAAAATTATAATACTTATATATCTAAAGTTTATATTATAAATAATAATTGGTTAAAAGAAAAAAATAAATAAAATATAATAAATTATAATAAAACTAATATAACAGAGGTTTTAAAATGTTTGAAGATGATATAGATGATAAAATTTATAATCTCCTTATAAGTAATGGAATTGATGAAAATCAAGAATATCCTAAATTTGTAGAGAAATTATATTCTAAAGTTGAATTTTTATGGAAAGAATCGGTTCCTGGATCTTATTCTCACCTGACTGAAAAATTTTTTAGTAAAATTGATGTTGTCATTATCTTATCAGGACTGTATGAAAATAATAAGGAAAAAATAGATGCTCTTGTTGATGCTAGTAAAAAATATGAAACACCAATTGTATTAGTTAGACCCTATGGTGTTGAAGAAGTTCCAGAAAATCTAGAATCTGTAGCTATTTCATTAGTTGGTTGGAATGCAAATTGTATTGTAGATAGTATAAAAGGAGCATTAAGTTTAAATTCAGAAAGCTGTGATATTTAATTTAAATTATAATCTACTAATTTTATATTAAAAACACAATTTAAATAATGATCTCAAATTTAAGAGATTTCCCCTCTTTTAAATCATTAATTAAGTTTTTATTTAAATCAGATGAAGCTTTATCAGATTTTATCATGAGGGTTCTAGAACATACATAATTACTCTTCCTAGATACAATATCTGTTGGATGATTTAATGTAAGTCTTGGATGTCCAAAACCATTAATTTCATCAGTTGAATTATAAGTAGATAATTTAACTTTAATTTTAGTATTTTCATTTGCTATTTTTTCTTTAAGTTCTTCTGGAAAATCATCCATAGTCTTATCCATATCCACACCAATTATACAATCTCCAGCTATTGAAAGGTTTTTATCCTTAGTAATTTCAAATGTAGATTTATGTTTTGAAGTAACATTCTCATGTCCTTTAGCTTGTATTATAAAATTCAATTTATCACCATTGTATAATCTTTTTAATATTCATCTGATTCAATACTTATAACTCTAATTTTATTTATGCCCATATTTTTAGTTATAAATCTAACTTTTATTTATAAATTTTTATTTATAAATTCTTTATAATTTTTAAAATTTTTTATTTTTATATGAGTAATTGCCAAAAGTCAAATTTTTAGAAAAATCATTGAAAATAATTCTCATATTCATCCTTTTAATTTTATATAATTAGTGAATTTAGGTTAATTTTTACAAATAAGTATATTTAAATATTAAAAATAAAAGAAAAAATTAAAATTTAAAAGAATATTAAAAAGAATTAAAAAAATAAAAAGCTAAAAATAAGAATTAAAAAAATTATTGAAAAATTATAATTTTTTGATTTCATCAATAGACAGACAAGTGATTTTAGCTATATCATCAATAGATATATCAAGACTTTTTAAATTTTTAGCTATATTCAATTTACCTTGTTCAAAACCCTCTTTCATACCTTTATCTTTAGCATAAGCCATTTCACCCCCATATTTTAAATCAGCTTGTTCTTTTTTATTCATTTCATGCAAAAAATCTTTATCTTCCATTAACTCTTCATATAATTTAATTTTTTCATCTTTAGTCATAGCCATTTTACAACACCTCAATAGCTATCATTCACTATTAAAAAATAATATTAAAAAATTATAGCTTTTCAATTTCTTCCAAAGAAAGACCAGTGATTTTAGCTATATCATCAAAAGAAAAATTTGAATTTTTCATTCTTTTAGCTACATTCAATTCAGTTTGTTTTATACCTTTTTCTATACCCTCTTCAATACCTTCTTTCTTACCTTTTTCTTCTCTATAAGCCATTTCACCTTCATACTTTAAATCAGCTTGTTCTCTTTTATTTAATTCATGTAGAAAAGCTTCGTCTTTTAATAATTCTTCAATTTTTTCATGAGCTATCTTTATATTTTCATCTTTACTCATAGCCATTTCTATCATCTCCCTTGTACTTTTTTTATCTAAAAATACCAACCAACGATGCAAAGGATTATCAAAATCAATTTCTTTTAGTTTTCTAAAAGCAGAGACATTAACATTGATAATCTTTATACAATCACTGTATTCACAATTTAACTCTGTTTTATCTATCATATTAAATTTTCGACTAATTACATTATTTTTACAAAATCTAAAATCAATAATATTAATCAATATATGGGATTTTAATCTTTCTAAGCCTCCTTTTTCAGCAGAATTAGAAAGTTCACGAGATATATAAAGATGACTTCTCCGTCTAAAGTATTTTTCACCCTGTTTTTGAACCTCAATATTAACAACACGACCATCAAAAGACTTAGACCTCAAATCCAAAATACAATTTCTATTATTAGCTACTTTACCTGATAAAAACTTATTATCAATTATTTTTAAATTAAAAACATTACCCTCATTATTTTCAACTAAAATGGCATTAATCAAACCAGTCAATTGTTTTCCACATCCTTTACTTGCCATATAGTTACTAAAAAGAAAATCATACAAAGGATCATAATCTCTTAAAATATCATTAATAATAGCTACCTCCTAAAAAAAAATTAATTATTATTAACAAGTAAAAATATTAAAAAAAGAAGTATAAAACCTTTATTCAAAAACAAAAAGAAAATTAACCTAAAAGAAGAAAATTGAAGCAAAAATAAAAAAATAAAACCAAAAAGAAAAATTCATATTAAAAAAAATTAAAAAAACAAAAAATTAAAAATTTATACATATTCAATAATAAAAAAATCTTTGATTATTTAATAATTATAAAAATTTTTTATTTTTATAAAATTAAGAAATCTATGATTTTTTAATAATTATAAAAAAGTATTGAAATCAATTATATTAAAAATACAATATAAAGGAGAAAGACAGTATAATTTATATATATCAATCAATATTATATTAAATAATGAAGGGTAGCTACTGTTTAATCATACATAAAGAAAAATCTAGTAAAATAGAAGTTGGTGCAATAGGTTCAGCTATATATAAAGAAGGTTTTTATGTTTATATTGGGTCAGCCATGAATTCTTTAATTCCTAGAATAAAAAGACACTTATCAAATGAAAAAAAGATTCGATGGCATATAGATTATCTATTAAAAGACAATACAACAAAAATTGGAGATATAATATTCACTATAAGTGAAAAAAAAGTAGAATGTAGCTTAGCTAATTTCATATCTAAAAATGGTGAAGAAAAAGAAAATTTTGGTTGTTCTGATTGCAAATGTAAATCACACTTAATATACTTTAGTAATAAGGATTTTTGTATTGATACAGTTAAAAAAGCCTATGAAAATCAAGAGATTAACTTCTATAATTTAGAATACTTTAAATCATTAGAAAAATAAGTATTTAAAGTATTAGCTTTCTTAAATCTCAATATATAGATAAGTATTAACTTAGATAATTATTAACTAATGAATTTCTTGAAAAAATCTTCAAATTCATCATCATCAAGTGGATTTAAAGAGGAAACAAAGTTATTATTCCAAATAGAATCTGCTAAAATAGAATAATTTTTTGATTCTGTTGAATCAGGATATTTTTCCACCACTGTTTTTGCTTCAAGTTCTGAAGATTGAATAAGCTCACTTCTACTTATAACTCCAATTACTTTAGTACCAATTTTTTGAGCAAATGAATCAACAATTTCATTCTCATTTTTAATTCCCTTACAATTACAAACAATACCTGAAAGATTACCTTTTAATTTTTTAATACCTTTTGAAATATTGTTAGCTGCATAAAGTGACATATATTCTCCGGAGCTCACAATATAAACTTCATCTGCATAATCTTCTTTTAAGGGAACAGCAAATCCACCACAAACAACATCCCCTAAAACATCATATATAATAACATCAAAATCATTTTCAGAAAAAACACCTAATTTTTCGAGTAGTTTCATAGCGACGATAACTCCTCTCCCAGCACAACCAACACCAGGTTCTGGACCTCCACTTTCTGTTGAAAGCACACCACCATAACCTTCAAAGATTATATCAGAAATATCAGGATTTTTATTTTCCTTAATAGTTTTAAGAATGGTAGGCAGTCTTTTCCCACAAAGAGTTCTTGTAGTATCTGCCTTAGGATCACAACCAATAACCATAACGTTTTTACCTTTGTTTGCAAAAGAAGCAGCTAAGTTAGCTACAGTAGTAGATTTACCAATTCCCCCCTTTCCATAAATAGCGATCTTTTTAGTTTTTGACATTTATACACCGATAATTCTACATTTATAAATCATAACGATAATAAGGATAATAAGGATAATAATAATTAATAGTTAATATTTAACAATTATAATAAATTTATAATTATAAGAATAATAATCATGATAGTAATAATTATTATGAAAATGATAATAAAATAATATAAAATAATATACTAAATCAGAAAATTAAAATAAGAATTTTAATAAAAATATGAAATTTATAAAAATAATAGCTATATAGCTTTAAATTTTATCAATTATATTAATTCATCCCTTATAATTAACTAAAGCTTTAACAATGTCTCCTCTTGTTACAATCCCTATAAGATTATCTTCATCATCAACAACAGGAATTCTTTTAATATCTTCTTTATCCATTAGAATAGCTGCATCAGAAATATTATCATTAGGACCAATTTTCACTACTGGAGAAATCATTATTTCTTCAACAAGAGTTAAAGAAGCTCTTTTAATACCTTTAGTAGTTTCATCATACTCATGCTTCATTCTAATAGGCATTTCAATTACATCAAGAGGTGAAGGAAGAACCAAGTTTAAATTAGGACTATGTACATCCAGAAGTTTCATAATATCTCCTTCACTAAGAATTCCTACAATTTCATCCCCATCCATGACTGGAGCTCCACTAATTTCATTTTTAGCGAAAAATTTAGCTGCATCTACAATTGTATCTCCTTTATTTAAGACCAATACATTAGGTTCCATAGCTTCTTCAATTTTAATCATAATAAACACCTATAAAAATTTAACAGTGAAATATTTCTAATATTAACAGGTTTATTCATAATTAATATGGTTTTATTAATATTTAAATTTATTGTTTTATTTAAATTTAGGGATTGTTTTTATTTAATGTTTATATTTATTAATTATAATTATTTATTAGTTATATTGAAAAGATTTATATTGAAAATTATAATTTTTAAAATTAAACGGTATTCTGTAATTTATTAAAATTAATAGTTGTTTGAATATTTTTTGGTGTCCAATGTTTTTTACAACCTACATAATCCAAAATTACACACTGAGGGGGAATACCATGAGAAGAAATTTTCCACCCACCTTCAATCAGATTATTAATACAAGCTACACCAATAATAGAAACATTGGTTTTATCATCATTAGTAAGATTTGATAATATAGATGAAGAATGAGAAACAATATAAACAGGAATTTCATCATTACAATCATTATCTTCATGATTATAATCTTCATAATTATTATCTTCATGATTATTATCTTTATAATTATAATTACCATTTAAATTTTTAGTAATTTCACCGATGTTACAATTATTATTACAAGAAGTACATCTTAAACCTAATTTATCCTTTACAGCATTACACTTATGAGTTTTTGGAATCCTCATACAAGTTGGAAGAAGTAAAACTCTCTTTTTTCTAGCTTTAAAGCTTTTTTGAAAGATTTTATTCATAACCTCTGCTCCAAAAAGATTAATGTGATATTCAAGCTCAGATCTTCCACAAAAAATAATATCTTCATTATTTAAATGATATTCAAGGTAAGACTCTTTAAAAGTTTCAACATTACTTGTATAGATATGTAATTCTTTTTTTGCATAATCTTCAAAGAAAGAAACAAAAGACATAATGGATTTAAAATAAGACTTTAAAGTATTTTCATCCTTATTTAAGAAAAATTCTTTCCAAATATTAAGATGTTTCAAAGATTCTTTATAATCTCCTGTAGCTTCTAAATACTTCAATAATAGATCTATTTTTAAGTTAATTAGATTAATTTCATTATTTTCAATTGATTTTGAGATATCAACTTCATTAATATCATTATTGTTACCATTATTATTCGTATTATTATATTTATTATCAGTAATATTTGTATTATTATTCGTATTATCATCTTTATTGTTATCAGTAATATTTGTATTATTATCTTTATAATTACTATTATTCATATTATTGTGCTTATCATTATTCTTATTATGATTCTTATTATTCTTATTGCCATTATCATTATTATTAAATAAAAATTTAGTAGCTAAAATCCCTCTTATCTCATCAATTTGAATTTTATATGAAGAACCAATTAGCTCTTTTTTATTTCTCAAATTAGACAATTTAGCTAAAATTTTTTGATAAAATGGATCTAAATTTAAAGCATTTTTAATATATAACTTCCATAGAACACCAAAATACAATAATTCTAATATATATTCTTCAAAAAAAGAGTCAATATAAACATTTTCAACTGGATTTTTAGTTAAAAATTCTTTATAATCTAAAATAATATCTTCAATAAACATTCTTGATTTGGATAATACAATCTCTGTGAATTCTTCAATTTTTTGATAATAATCTAAATGATTTTCTACATTGAGATTATAGGTTATGTTATTTAAATTATAATCTAAATTATAATCCAAATTATTAGAGAAATAGCTATTATTAAAACGGTTATCATCAGAAGAGCTATCATCAAAACATTTATCATTAGAATAACTATCATAAAAGTATTTATCATTAGAATAACTATCATCAAAACATTTATCACCAGAATAGTTATCATCAAATTTAGCTAATTCTAATTTAGAAAAATTTTTATCATTAAATATACTAAACATTGACTAACCTCCTCTGTTAGAATTTTCATAATAACTTTCATCATCATTTATAATATTATTATTTTCTATAATAACAGAATTCATAATAAAATTAAAATGATCCTCAATCTTATCAAAAATTGGGTCTAAATCAATTTTTTTACTATCATCTGGAAAATTTAATACAACTGCTTCAAACATTTTAAACATTCCAAAAGTATAATAATTTTCAGCTAATTCTTTAGGATTACTCTGCTTTATAATTTTTTTATCCATAAAATTTTTAAAAAGTAAAGTCCAAAATTCAATAGGATCATTTAAAAGCTCATCAATAAAGAATTTTCTAATCTTATCATTATGATATACTTCAATAAATATTAATCTTAAAATTTTTATCATTTTTAAAGAACTGAATTGATTTTTAACAGATTCAGAGCCAAAATGATATAATTTATTTGGACTAATATTTAATAATTGATCCATCTGTTCTTCTGATGATTCAGTTACACTCATTCTATTAATGAAGTATTTAAAAATTGAATCTAAAATATCTTCTTTTTTTGAGTAATGATAATAAATAGAAGCTTCCTTTATTCCAACTTCAGTAGCTATTTCCCTCATAGATACTTGATTGTAACCTTTTTTAGAAAATAAGTCTATAGCTACATTAAATATTTTTTCTTTGGTTGTAATTTTTTCCATATTTTTTACCTATCTAACACTTGATAGATATAATATGAGTTTACTATTATATAAACCTAACAGTTGATAGGT
This genomic interval carries:
- a CDS encoding nuclease; translation: MFEDDIDDKIYNLLISNGIDENQEYPKFVEKLYSKVEFLWKESVPGSYSHLTEKFFSKIDVVIILSGLYENNKEKIDALVDASKKYETPIVLVRPYGVEEVPENLESVAISLVGWNANCIVDSIKGALSLNSESCDI
- a CDS encoding DUF371 domain-containing protein, whose amino-acid sequence is MNFIIQAKGHENVTSKHKSTFEITKDKNLSIAGDCIIGVDMDKTMDDFPEELKEKIANENTKIKVKLSTYNSTDEINGFGHPRLTLNHPTDIVSRKSNYVCSRTLMIKSDKASSDLNKNLINDLKEGKSLKFEIII
- a CDS encoding Rpn family recombination-promoting nuclease/putative transposase → MYDFLFSNYMASKGCGKQLTGLINAILVENNEGNVFNLKIIDNKFLSGKVANNRNCILDLRSKSFDGRVVNIEVQKQGEKYFRRRSHLYISRELSNSAEKGGLERLKSHILINIIDFRFCKNNVISRKFNMIDKTELNCEYSDCIKIINVNVSAFRKLKEIDFDNPLHRWLVFLDKKSTREMIEMAMSKDENIKIAHEKIEELLKDEAFLHELNKREQADLKYEGEMAYREEKGKKEGIEEGIEKGIKQTELNVAKRMKNSNFSFDDIAKITGLSLEEIEKL
- a CDS encoding GIY-YIG nuclease family protein: MKGSYCLIIHKEKSSKIEVGAIGSAIYKEGFYVYIGSAMNSLIPRIKRHLSNEKKIRWHIDYLLKDNTTKIGDIIFTISEKKVECSLANFISKNGEEKENFGCSDCKCKSHLIYFSNKDFCIDTVKKAYENQEINFYNLEYFKSLEK
- the cfbC gene encoding Ni-sirohydrochlorin a,c-diamide reductive cyclase ATP-dependent reductase subunit yields the protein MSKTKKIAIYGKGGIGKSTTVANLAASFANKGKNVMVIGCDPKADTTRTLCGKRLPTILKTIKENKNPDISDIIFEGYGGVLSTESGGPEPGVGCAGRGVIVAMKLLEKLGVFSENDFDVIIYDVLGDVVCGGFAVPLKEDYADEVYIVSSGEYMSLYAANNISKGIKKLKGNLSGIVCNCKGIKNENEIVDSFAQKIGTKVIGVISRSELIQSSELEAKTVVEKYPDSTESKNYSILADSIWNNNFVSSLNPLDDDEFEDFFKKFIS
- a CDS encoding CBS domain-containing protein, yielding MIKIEEAMEPNVLVLNKGDTIVDAAKFFAKNEISGAPVMDGDEIVGILSEGDIMKLLDVHSPNLNLVLPSPLDVIEMPIRMKHEYDETTKGIKRASLTLVEEIMISPVVKIGPNDNISDAAILMDKEDIKRIPVVDDEDNLIGIVTRGDIVKALVNYKG
- a CDS encoding DUF116 domain-containing protein, whose amino-acid sequence is MFSIFNDKNFSKLELAKFDDNYSGDKCFDDSYSNDKYFYDSYSNDKCFDDSSSDDNRFNNSYFSNNLDYNLDYNLNNITYNLNVENHLDYYQKIEEFTEIVLSKSRMFIEDIILDYKEFLTKNPVENVYIDSFFEEYILELLYFGVLWKLYIKNALNLDPFYQKILAKLSNLRNKKELIGSSYKIQIDEIRGILATKFLFNNNDNGNKNNKNHNKNNDKHNNMNNSNYKDNNTNITDNNKDDNTNNNTNITDNKYNNTNNNGNNNDINEVDISKSIENNEINLINLKIDLLLKYLEATGDYKESLKHLNIWKEFFLNKDENTLKSYFKSIMSFVSFFEDYAKKELHIYTSNVETFKESYLEYHLNNEDIIFCGRSELEYHINLFGAEVMNKIFQKSFKARKKRVLLLPTCMRIPKTHKCNAVKDKLGLRCTSCNNNCNIGEITKNLNGNYNYKDNNHEDNNYEDYNHEDNDCNDEIPVYIVSHSSSILSNLTNDDKTNVSIIGVACINNLIEGGWKISSHGIPPQCVILDYVGCKKHWTPKNIQTTINFNKLQNTV
- a CDS encoding TetR/AcrR family transcriptional regulator, which encodes MEKITTKEKIFNVAIDLFSKKGYNQVSMREIATEVGIKEASIYYHYSKKEDILDSIFKYFINRMSVTESSEEQMDQLLNISPNKLYHFGSESVKNQFSSLKMIKILRLIFIEVYHNDKIRKFFIDELLNDPIEFWTLLFKNFMDKKIIKQSNPKELAENYYTFGMFKMFEAVVLNFPDDSKKIDLDPIFDKIEDHFNFIMNSVIIENNNIINDDESYYENSNRGG